Proteins encoded by one window of Venturia canescens isolate UGA chromosome 2, ASM1945775v1, whole genome shotgun sequence:
- the LOC122405834 gene encoding fructose-bisphosphate aldolase produces MPADKYDRADPELKAELKQIAEQIVAPGKGILAADESTATIGKRLQDINVENNEANRKAYRQLLFTANKEAISSHISGVILFHETLYQSADDGTPFVQLMKERGILPGIKVDKGVVPLFGTDDECTTQGLDDLQARCIQYKKDGCQFAKWRCVLKIKKDCPSKLAILENANVLARYASICQSARIVPIVEPEILPDGDHDLARCQQVTEEVLAAVYKALSDHHVYLEGTLLKPNMVTPGQSCPKKASPMEIAAATVTALSRTVPPAVTGITFLSGGQSEEEASVNLDAINKFPGKKPWALTFSYGRALQASVLRAWGGKPDQIAAGQAELIKRAKANSESALGKYAGGVTGAAGDAALFVANHAY; encoded by the exons ATGCCGGCGGACAAGTACGACAGAGCGGATCCAGAGCTGAAGGCTGAGCTCAAGCAAATCGCTGAACAAATAGTAGCACCGGGAAAAGGAATTCTCGCTGCTGATGAATCAACTGCGACGATCGGTAAACGTCTTCAGGACATCAACGTCGAGAACAACGAAGCGAATCGCAAAGCTTACCGACAACTTCTCTTCACCGCGAACAag GAAGCTATCAGCAGTCACATTTCCGGTGTGATTCTATTCCATGAGACCCTTTACCAGAGCGCGGATGATGGAACGCCGTTCGTTCAACTGATGAAAGAGCGTGGAATTCTGCCAGGAATTAAAGTCGATAAGGGTGTCGTGCCACTTTTCGGTACCGACGATGAATGCACCACTCAGGGTCTGGATGACCTTCAGGCTCGTTGCATCCAGTATAAGAAAGACGGTTGTCAATTCGCCAAGTGGAGATGCGTTCTCAAGATCAAAAAGGATTGCCCGAGCAAACTCGCGATCCTCGAAAACGCTAATGTACTCGCTCGTTACGCTTCGATTTGCCAGAGCGCAAGAATCGTACCGATTGTCGAACCTGAAATCCTCCCCGATGGTGACCACGATCTTGCACGTTGCCAACAAGTCACCGAGGAAGTTCTCGCTGCTGTCTATAAG GCACTGTCCGATCATCACGTTTACCTCGAGGGCACACTTTTGAAACCGAATATGGTAACACCCGGACAAAGTTGCCCGAAGAAGGCCTCGCCTATGGAAATTGCAGCGGCAACCGTGACCGCTTTGAGTCGTACTGTACCACCTGCAGTCACCGGTATAACTTTCCTTAGTGGGGGACAATCCGAGGAAGAGGCATCGGTAAACTTGGACGCAATCAACAAGTTCCCTGGCAAAAAACCTTGGGCCTTGACCTTCAGTTACGGTCGTGCTCTTCAAGCATCTGTCCTCCGAGCATGGGGTGGAAAACCAGATCAAATCGCGGCTGGACAGGCTGAACTTATCAAACGCGCCAAG